A stretch of the Medicago truncatula cultivar Jemalong A17 chromosome 5, MtrunA17r5.0-ANR, whole genome shotgun sequence genome encodes the following:
- the LOC11434102 gene encoding DNA topoisomerase 6 subunit A, translating into MSNATSLQVYVDEFDRYMLKAKAFKLEDEKIFDHILNHLTLIIYLLKDNSYSTKREFYYSDKELFEYKQENSDEALEHIALLLYCCKDCLPVYADNRGKVVGELQFEYGGLEIDCRKTDLLGHPIPLRVDCMTKMTKREALFILLVESVATLVSLHSAGFEQRFPCIIVAGSGVPDVCSRKLVRKLSLDLKLPVLALVDGDLYGFRILTIYNKGSQKMAYDSENLTTPNIYWLGVRPCDADHYDIPSGCIKQLSPTELKSVKSLMAKPFMKNHPD; encoded by the exons ATGTCAAACGCCACTTCCTTGCAAGTTTATGTGGATGAATTTGACCGTTACATGCTTAAGGCAAAAGCATTCAAGCtagaagatgaaaaaatattCGACCATATCCTAAATCATCTTACCTTGATCATATATTTGTTGAAAGACAATTCCTACTCCACAAAAAGAGAATTCTACTACTCAGACAAGGAATTATTTGAGTACAAGCAG gAAAATTCTGATGAGGCACTTGAACATATTGCATTGTTACTTTACTGCTGCAAGGATTGTTTACCAGTATACGCCGACAATCGTGGTAAGGTTGTTGGCGAGTTACAATTTGAATACGGAGGTTTGGAAATAGATTGTAGAAAAACGGATCTGCTTGGGCATCCGATCCCACTCCGTGTTGATTGCATGACAAAAATGACGAAGAGGGAAGCACTCTTCATTTTGTTGGTTGAAAGTGTTGCCACACTTGTAAGCCTTCATTCGGCTGGATTTGAGCAGCGCTTCCCGTGTATCATAGTCGCTGGATCCGGGGTACCGGATGTTTGCAGCAGAAAATTAGTGAGGAAGCTAAGTTTGGATTTAAAGTTGCCGGTATTGGCACTTGTTGATGGAGATTTATACGGATTCCGCATATTAACAATCTATAACAAGGGGTCCCAAAAAATGGCGTACGACAGTGAAAACTTAACAACTCCCAACATTTATTGGTTGGGAGTTAGGCCATGTGATGCAGACCACTACGATATACCTTCAGGTTGTATAAAACAATTGAGCCCAACGGAGTTGAAATCGGTGAAAAGCTTGATGGCAAAACCTTTTATGAAGAATCACCCTGATTGA